The DNA segment CCGATGGCCATTGATGGAAACATTTCGATGGCAAGTATCAAAAAGGTACAACAGGTCTTCAAAAATGGGGATGTGCTTGGGATTTTTCCAGAAGGACATGATTACATGGTGCAGAATGATTTTTCTGCTCCCCTTGCTAAATTCCACTCTGGGTTTGCTGCTTTTAGTTTGCGAAACAAAGTGGACATCCTTCCCTCTGTCATCATCCCAGAAGAAGAAACCATCACTGATTACCCCATTCCACCGTTAGTGCGCGCCTTTATGGGAATGCCGAAAGAAGTCTGCGACATCAAACGAAGAGTGGTGTATAAAAAGATCAATGTGGTCTTTGGAGAAGTGATTAAGTATGAGAACTATGCTCACCTACCGCTTGACAAAGGTATGTTGGCCGTTTCAGATGAAACAAAACGGCGCATGGGTGAATTACAAAAAGTAGATTATCTCAAAAAGTAATCGAACCCCAGATGGGTTCAATCGTTTGGCAATTCCCTAGATTTCCACTTCTCCCGAAAACACTTCTTTCGCAGGACCTGTCATCATCACAGATCCATTTTCTTTCCAGTCCACATGAAGGGTACCACCTCTTAGATCGATGCGGACAGAACGTCCGGTTTTCCCATTGAGAATGGAAGCAACTGTCACAGCACATGCCCCCGTTCCGCAGGCCAAGGTTTCTCCCGTTCCCCTTTCCCAAGTCCTTTGGTAGAGATGGTCTTTTCCTCGGACTGATACAAATTCAACATTCACTCGTCTTGGGAATAGTGGATGGTTTTCAATAATGGGACCAATTTCTCTTACAGGGAAGGCATCAGCATCATCCACATAAATGACACAATGTGGGTTTCCCATACTAACAGCAGTAAAACGATATTTTTTCCCTTGGACTTCGATTTCTTGGTTGATCACAGGATCTTCCCCTGGCCAAACAATTGGCACAAGTGAAGGTTTGAGAATGGGTTCGCCCATATCCACAGTCACCATATCAACTTTCCCACTCGTTCCTGTTTTTAAATCTAAAGTGAGAACACCTTTCCCCGTTTCGATGGTTGGTTTTTGGTTTTTGGTTAGTCCATGGTCATACACAAATTTACCAACACAACGGACTCCGTTCCCACACATTTCAGAGGAACTTCCATCGGAATTGTACATGTCCATTTGGAATTCGCCAGCATTCGAATTACGGATGAAAATCACGCCATCGCCACCGATCCCAAAATTACGGTCGGATAGTTTTTGGATTTGTTCTGGTGTGAGTCGGATGTCGTTTTTCGTAGCATCAATGTATACGTAGTCGTTTCCGATCCCTTCCATTTTGGTGAAGTTGATTTTCATCTGTTCCTCTCTTATCACTCAATGATTTTTTGGTCAGTGTCCTTGGCAAGTTCTATCAAGGATTTTTAGTTTGACCCTTGTTCCCAAGGATTAGACTGACAGAATCGAACATGAAATCTTGTATCCTTTGCCAATCAACCGAGTCCAAAACTGTTTTTAATGAAAATGGAACTCCCATTTTGGAATGCCAAAATTGTGGCCATGTCTATTCTTCTTATGAACAAGAAGAACACTACGAAGGGTATTGGGACGGCGCAGAACAAACGTATGATTTGGAATGGTGGGACAACGCGCATAGAGCTGTGTATGCTGACTTCATCAAAACCTATTTAGGAGAATCCAAAGGAAATCTTTTGGATGTAGGTTGTGGGTTGGGATTTTTTGTCAAAGCTGTCCTGACAAAAAAACCAGGTTGGACTGCTGTAGGGTATGAGATATCCAAACAAGCAGTCAAGTTTGCCAACGAACAAAATGGTATGAAAACTGTGTATGCAGGCCTTGTTCAGGATTCCAAACTACCAAAAGAAAGTTTTGATATCATTACACTTTGGGATGTGATTGAACACATTCCAAAACCACACTCACTTCTCACTTATTTACATGGACTACTCAAACCTGGTGGAGTTTTATTTTTACAAACACCAAACTTCCCCATCCAATTGGCAAAAGCCAATCTTAAGGTGAAGTTAAAAGGAATGAAGGAAGGTGTGCATTACCTAGAAGCCAAAGACCATGTAAACAATTACAAAATGGCCACCTTAGCTGAACTTGGCAAACAATGTGGATTCACAAAACCAGAATACAAAGTGCTTATGCCCATCCTTTCTGTATCAGGGAGCAAAAGTAAACTGGCAGTGTATGTAAAACTTGCCTATTATTTCTTCACCAAACTTGTGTTTACGCTCAGTTTCAAAACCATCAACTGGAACAATACTTTATTTTTGACCTTGAAGAAACCTTGATCTAGCAAAGGTTAACCCTGAAACGGTATTGGATGCCCTCCAGATTTGATTTGGGCTGGTTTGGCCATCCAGATCCTTCTGAAAAGAAGTTGTTTCGTCTACACCCAAAGGATTCACCTCATCTCCCTCTCCCCACATCTCGGGAATATGGATTCCTGAGATTCCATGGGAGTTGGCTCCCAGAATATCATCTTCCCAACTATCTCCTATGAGGATACAATCCGTGGGATCTTCTCCGGCTCTTTGTAACACATATTGAAAGAACTCTTTTGATGGTTTTTCAAATCCCACTTCCTCTGAAGTGATGAGTGTAAAACGAAACGTATCAGGCAAAAATCCTCGGACCTTCAACAACTGCGTACGAAGGGTTTCATTTGTTGTGAGGTAAATGGGAAATTCCTTTGAGAGAGAAACTAACAGGGGAAATAAAAAAGTTTGGTATCTCTCTTTCTTTTTTTCTTCTGCAAAATACGAGAGAAAATGAAAAAAATACCGATCTTCCATCCATAATACACCATCTATGTCTTGCGTTTGGAACCCATTCCTTTGAGTAGACCTCATCCTCTCCCACATCAATTTAAAACATAACAATCTGAGGCGGTTTGAACTATGGTGTTTGAGTTGGGACTTCACTTGTTTTCTTGCCGCTTCATATAACTCCAAGAAACTTCCACCTAACTTACGCTCGTCCCAATCTTTGGCACATTCTGCGATTGCGTATGCATATGCTTCTTTGGATGGTAAAATGGTATTGTCTAAATCTAAAAATAAAGCCATTACGGAAAGAGAAACGGAAACATTTCCTTCTGTCAACGGTTTGGTTTGGATTTATGGCTTGTCATGTTGTGAAAGTTTGGATAAGATCGTGGGATGATTTCCTTATCGTCCATCCTCGCAACCTTATTCCTTTTACTTGGTTCCATTTTATTTGGATATGGACTCATCACCAATGGTGATCCTATGTATGCAAAATCCCTAGGTTGGAATCTCAATTTGATTTGGGGGAGTGTTGTATTTTGTGTAGGGATCTTATTTGGATTGGGGAACTGGCTTTCCAACCAAATCCCCCAAAACGAAAAAAACTAAACGGTTACTTTCTCTAACACTAAAGATAGAAACGGCACTAACGATTCAAGAATTTCAGGAAGTTCATATTCCAAAATATCACCAGCGTATACAATGTCATTTTTTTCCATTGCAGAAGCAATGTTCGAAAGAGTAGTATTCAATTGGCCAACTAAATCAGAAAGTTTTTTATCCTCAAAAGACAACTCTTGCCAATTTAACTCAGAATGACGAGTTTGGATGGAAACAAGTGCTGACATAAGTCCTGTTAAACGACCAACTGCATCATTTAAAATCTCAGATGCTAAATGATCTTTTCCTGATTGGAAGTTTTCGTTCACTAACATAAAGTCTTTGATTACTTTGTCTTTTTGGTCTACAAATTTAGAAATGATTTCGATCAGTTCGGATTCATCTAGTCGCATGACCGCAAGCCTTGTGCTTAGGTCCATCAAAAACAATTTTACATCACGAAGGTCCTCTAAAAACGATTCGATTGCTTTTGTGGAATCTAGAACGAGTGACCCGTTGTGTAAGGATTCGAGAATTTCTTCTACGTTTTTTCCTTTTCCCATTGGTTGGATGAGGTTTAGATTGAGGTTGAGAAGTTTCGTTGTCGTACGAATCATGGAAATGATCCAAGGGATCCCTTCTTTCAAATCCTCAGCTTCTTTTTCAGTTAAAGAATCCCGACCCACAAGTGTGGAACCCACTTTGTCTACGTAATTGTCTACTTCGACAAGGCTATCTTCAATGACATCCAATTCTTCACCAACATATAAATCCAATCGTTCTGTATCTTCAATGCCAACAGAGTCAAGGTCTGACCTATTTAATTCTTTTCCATTCACGGTGAAATGACGTAGGTATTTTCCATTTGATTCGATCCATTTTTGAATTTGATCGAACACTTGGCCGAGGTTGGTTTCTCCGTCCAATTTAGTATCTAACTGTTGTTCATTGATATAAATATTCATCATTCTCCACCGTTCCCTCTAAACATATTATTCTGTAAATAGTTCCCAACTGATTTGTTTTTTCCTACACCTTGTTCCATGTAGAGAAATCTTTGTTTTAATTTGGCTTCAAAACTAATGAGATGGGATTCATGTTCTTTGATTTTTTTGTTATTTCCTGCAACACTTTCTTCTAAGAGTTTTACCTTACTTGTCACTATACCAGAAGCATATTGGTTATAAGGTTTTAGAATTTCGAGAAGTCTAATCCCAACTCCCTCTTCCATCTTCGCATCATTATTCGGATCAGATGCAAACAAATCCCTAACTCCATCTGGATTTTCAGATAAAACTGCTATGAGTTTTTCTTGGTCGATTTGTAACAAACCATCTTGGATTTTTTCCCAGTTGGATCCAACGGCACCAGTAGAAATTCCAATGTCTGTCAAAACACGGAATCCATTTTCTTTAGTGGCAGGATAATACGAGTTAGCTGTTGTTTTCAAAGAAGCGATGAGGCGTAAAATGGAATTTTCACCAGCAAGAAGCCCGGATTTAGATTTATTATCCCAAAAATCACGAGAAATATCAGCAGCTTTGGAATCATCACTTTCTTTCTTATCAGAAATTTTTCCATTTTTTTCAACTGAAGTTACTTCTTTGGAGAACTTCATCAAATCATTATAAGCATCTACCCATTCTTTGATAAGGGCAGAACCTTTGGCATGGTCGACATGGATTTTTAAAGTAACAGGTTCTTCTGTCACCTTATGTACATTAAATGAAATTCCTTCTAATACATCTGCGATGCCATCATTGGTTTCTCGTGTGATCTCAACTCCATCAATTTTGATTTTGAGATCTTTGGCTTCTTGTAACACTTTCACAGGTTCCGCGGTTCCAGGTGCTTGGGGAGTTACAAGAGTTACCGATTTGATTTGGATAGGTGTTGTGGCAGAATTGGAAACAATGATCCCTGTGAGGTTTTTATCACTCGCAATATCACCTGCTTGGAAAATATATTTTAATTCTGTTTTGTTAATGGGAAGGAATTTATTACGCACACTCCCTTCCTTTTCAAAACTCATCCCCATCTCCATGACAGCAGGACCTTCCCCCACAACTTCCACTTCCAGGTAAGAACGTTCTTTGATTTCGGTAACAGCAATGGGAATTGTATATGCTGTATCTGGTTTTAGAAAAATTCCTTCTTCGGTTTGTACGATTTTTTCAGTTTCTAATTCTGATTTTTTAAATTTTGATAGGTCCCAAACTTTGGCTTTTGTGCCATCGAGGGAAAGAAGTTGTTTCGTGTCTTCTGTAGCGGCTTTATTTTCGCCAACAAGTCCAGCAAGTTTCAAAATTCCATTTGGATCTGAAAACTGAAGTTCGTTTTTTTTACCTGTTTTAACGGATGTTAATGTGATAATAGAAGAATCTTTATCAATTTTGATAATGGAAGTTTCAACTAAACTACCTGCCATATTCTTAATGGCACTCGAAAGTTCAGATAACCCTCCACCTGGGAAAGTCACTGTTTCTTTCGATTTACCAGAATACACGGTAAAACTTCCTTCAGGAAGTCGAATGTCTGTATCAATTTCAACACCAGATAACTGGTGTTTACTTGCCATTTCAATGATTTCAAGTGAGCAATTTCCTGACTTGGCAGCACGGGATGCTTCCCCAGTGATCACTCCTTCCACAGAAGAGGACACGGATTTGGTAGCAAATGGAGCTGTAAACGAAACAAGGGCTCTGGTTTTGGTTTGTAAGTTGGTCGTTAGGTTCTTGACCTCTCCCCAAATCTGAATCTGCATTTTGGCATATTCATTTTCGGTCTCCCATCGTTTGATGGGCCGGCGTTCCAATTCAACCAGTTTTTTAACGATATCGTTTGTGTTTTGCCCGGTCATCAGACCCGGCATGGTGTATGCTGGCATATCGTCCCAAATCCCTCTGAATCTAGTGTCGTCGAATTCTACAAAAGGATTAGGAATTTACAGAATTTTTTCCTTCCCAAATCCTAGAATTATGACTGCTAACCCTACAGAAAAAATAGAAATGGGGAACCAAAATATCTTTTTCGACCGCGAACTTTCCTGGATCGACTTCAATTACCGTGTACTCGAAGAATCCTTTGATAAAGAAAATCCACTCCTCGAACGCCTTAAATTTTTATGCATCACTGAATCCAATTTGGATGAGTTTTTTATGGTTCGTGTGGCGGGCCTACTCAATTTGAAAAATGCGGGAATCGAAGAAAAAAGCCTCAATGGAAAAAGAACTTCAGAAACCATCGCAGAACTTTATTCGAAAGTTGGCCAATTTGTTAAAAAACAATACGAATCTCTCGATGAGATCTTAGTCGAATTAAAACAAAACAAAATTGTGGTCGTCCAAGATCCAAGTGAACTTGCAGGTGATGACATTCAGTTTGTAAAAAATTATTACAAACGCGAAGTATCATCTATTCTCACTCCACTAGCCATCGATCCGTCTCACCCCTTCCCACATATTCTCAATCGAACGCTAAATCTTGGGATCACATTGTATTCAGATGATGACAAAAACAAAATTAAGGAACTATTTGCCATTGTCCAGGTGCCGAGTGTATTACCTAGATTTTTGCAATTACCTCCCAACCGAGAAAGTGATACAAGAAGGTATTTCCCATTAGAAGAAATCATCAAACTCCACTTAGGTGATTTGTTTTATGGAATGAATGTAAAACAAATCCATACCTTTAAGATTGTAAGAGATGCAGATATCTCAATCAATGAGGAACAAAACATTGGTGACCTTCTCACCACCATGAAAAATGAATTAAAAAACAGAATGTGGGGTGATGCTGTTCGTTTGGATGTCCACTCAGGTGCAGGCCATATCAAAGAACTACTCCGTGGTTTATTGGAACTCGAAGAATACCAAGTAATGGAGATCCCCACCTTACTTAGTTTAAACGACATGATGTTCTTCCAAAGTTTGGAAAAAACAAGCCATTTAAAGTATTCCTATCCAGTTCCAAAATCTGGTTTTGCAGCCAAAAAAAGTGAATCTATTTTTTCTGAAATTCGAAAAAATGATCACTTACTCCATCACCCATATGAAAGTTTTAAATCGATAGAAGACATGTTAAAAATTGCAAGCCAAGACCCAAAGGTTCTTGCGATTAAAATGACATTGTACCGAACTTCTGGAGATTCGCCTATCATACAATACTTAGGTGAAGCGGCCGAGAATGGAAAACAAGTAACAGTACTTGTGGAACTAAAAGCTCGATTTGATGAAGAAAGGAACATACGTTGGGCAAAAAAATTAGAAGATAGTGGAGTTCACGTTGTATATGGTGTTGTAGGTCTTAAAATCCATTGTAAGATGTTACTCATTGTTCGTAGAGAAGAAGACAAACTAAACCGTTATGTCCACCTTGGAACAGGGAACTATAATTCAACAACAGCAAGGTATTATACAGACATTAGTTTGTTCACAGCAAATCCCGAGATCACAGAAGATGTGGCCATTCTCTTTAACACAATCACAAGTTCAGGCAAAATGCCTAGGCTCTCTAAAATTTATGCGGCACCAACCTTTCTGAAAGAAGAGTTTTTACGACTCATCCAAAGAGAAACTGACAACGCAAAATCAGGAAAACAAGCTCGTGTCATTTTCAAAATGAACTCACTTGTTGACCCAGATGTGATTTTGAAACTTTATGAAGCATCCCAAGCAGGCGTAAAAATCGATTTGATTATCAGAGGAATTTGTTGTTTACGACCAGGAATTCCAGGTGTTTCCGATCGTATAAATGTTCGTTCGATTGTTGGTAGGTATTTGGAACATTCCAGAATTTATAGTTTTGAAAATGGTGGGAAACCGGAAGTTTACTTAGCTTCTGCAGATTGTATGCCAAGAAACTTCCTTCGGCGAATCGAAGTCATGTTTCCGATCTTACAAGACAAACATAAAAAACGAATCGCAAAAATACTAGAATTACTCCTACGAGACAATACACAAGCGCGAATATTGGAATCAGACGGAAGTTATACGAGACTCACTCCAGGTGATGATGATCCTGCTGTGAACTCACAAATTGATATGGTTGATATCTAAAGGAATCAAAATGGATTTTACAAAAACAAAAACAGAACTAGGAAAACTCATCGGAGAAAAAAAAGTCATCCAAAAAAACGATGGAACCATGGATGATGCCTTATTCGATTCTTATGGAACCGATCGCACAAAAGTATACCCTCCGAATTACCAAGTATTAGTATTCCCTGAATCTACAGAAGATGTAGCATCCATTGTTACTTATGCTTACCAAAATGGAATCTCGATAGTCCCATCTGGTGGAAGGACTGGTTATGCTGGTGGTGCTGTTGCAAAGGACGGGGAGATTGTGATTTCAATGTCCAAAATGAACCAAGTGATGGATTTTGATCCTTTTCTAGGCACCTTACACATCCAAGCTGGGATGATCACAAAAAACCTTCACAAAGAAGCCGAAGAAAGAGGGTTTTATTTCCCAGTAGATTTTGCCGCAACAGGATCCAGCCACATCGGCGGAAACATTGCAACAAATGCTGGTGGTGTTCGAGTTGTACGTTACGGACTCATCCGAGACTGGATTTTAGGACTAACGGTTGTTACTGGAAAAGGGGAAGTTTTTCGTTTTAACGGTGAAATTTTAAAAAACAATACAGGTTATGACCTAAAACATTTATTTATCGGTTCGGAAGGAACTCTTGGTATCATCACAGAAGCTGTTGTCAAACTCACCAAACCTCCCAAAGACATCCGTGTGATTTTCTTAGCAGTCCCAGAATACAAAAACATTTTGGAAATTTTCAAAGAAACTCATAACTTCGATTTACCTTTGTTAGCTTTTGAGTTTTTAACTGATTATTGTTTGGACAAAGTGAAAGAACACTTAGGTGTTCCAGACCCATTTCGAGCACCTAGCAAGTATTATGTGCTCATGGAATTCGAAGTAAACAACGAAACCGATGAAGAAAAACTATATTCGATTTTAGAATCCATAACAGAAAAAGAACTCATCACCGATGGATCCATTGCACAAAACTCAAGGCAAAACGAAACCTTTTGGAAGTACAGAGAAGGAATTTCGGAATCACTTTCTCTTGCTTATACAGTTCACAAAAATGATATTTCCCTTCCACTCCGT comes from the Leptospira ellinghausenii genome and includes:
- a CDS encoding lysophospholipid acyltransferase family protein yields the protein MENTVDQVKKNVENIKKFVTPFFNLAVNTTVYGYHNIVPTGKLILTCNHRSDMDPFVIGSVFPRFISWIAAEYTTRIPLFKDFVEKTGTIPMAIDGNISMASIKKVQQVFKNGDVLGIFPEGHDYMVQNDFSAPLAKFHSGFAAFSLRNKVDILPSVIIPEEETITDYPIPPLVRAFMGMPKEVCDIKRRVVYKKINVVFGEVIKYENYAHLPLDKGMLAVSDETKRRMGELQKVDYLKK
- the dapF gene encoding diaminopimelate epimerase — translated: MKINFTKMEGIGNDYVYIDATKNDIRLTPEQIQKLSDRNFGIGGDGVIFIRNSNAGEFQMDMYNSDGSSSEMCGNGVRCVGKFVYDHGLTKNQKPTIETGKGVLTLDLKTGTSGKVDMVTVDMGEPILKPSLVPIVWPGEDPVINQEIEVQGKKYRFTAVSMGNPHCVIYVDDADAFPVREIGPIIENHPLFPRRVNVEFVSVRGKDHLYQRTWERGTGETLACGTGACAVTVASILNGKTGRSVRIDLRGGTLHVDWKENGSVMMTGPAKEVFSGEVEI
- a CDS encoding class I SAM-dependent methyltransferase; its protein translation is MKSCILCQSTESKTVFNENGTPILECQNCGHVYSSYEQEEHYEGYWDGAEQTYDLEWWDNAHRAVYADFIKTYLGESKGNLLDVGCGLGFFVKAVLTKKPGWTAVGYEISKQAVKFANEQNGMKTVYAGLVQDSKLPKESFDIITLWDVIEHIPKPHSLLTYLHGLLKPGGVLFLQTPNFPIQLAKANLKVKLKGMKEGVHYLEAKDHVNNYKMATLAELGKQCGFTKPEYKVLMPILSVSGSKSKLAVYVKLAYYFFTKLVFTLSFKTINWNNTLFLTLKKP
- a CDS encoding HAD family hydrolase, which produces MALFLDLDNTILPSKEAYAYAIAECAKDWDERKLGGSFLELYEAARKQVKSQLKHHSSNRLRLLCFKLMWERMRSTQRNGFQTQDIDGVLWMEDRYFFHFLSYFAEEKKKERYQTFLFPLLVSLSKEFPIYLTTNETLRTQLLKVRGFLPDTFRFTLITSEEVGFEKPSKEFFQYVLQRAGEDPTDCILIGDSWEDDILGANSHGISGIHIPEMWGEGDEVNPLGVDETTSFQKDLDGQTSPNQIWRASNTVSGLTFARSRFLQGQK
- the fliD gene encoding flagellar filament capping protein FliD, encoding MPAYTMPGLMTGQNTNDIVKKLVELERRPIKRWETENEYAKMQIQIWGEVKNLTTNLQTKTRALVSFTAPFATKSVSSSVEGVITGEASRAAKSGNCSLEIIEMASKHQLSGVEIDTDIRLPEGSFTVYSGKSKETVTFPGGGLSELSSAIKNMAGSLVETSIIKIDKDSSIITLTSVKTGKKNELQFSDPNGILKLAGLVGENKAATEDTKQLLSLDGTKAKVWDLSKFKKSELETEKIVQTEEGIFLKPDTAYTIPIAVTEIKERSYLEVEVVGEGPAVMEMGMSFEKEGSVRNKFLPINKTELKYIFQAGDIASDKNLTGIIVSNSATTPIQIKSVTLVTPQAPGTAEPVKVLQEAKDLKIKIDGVEITRETNDGIADVLEGISFNVHKVTEEPVTLKIHVDHAKGSALIKEWVDAYNDLMKFSKEVTSVEKNGKISDKKESDDSKAADISRDFWDNKSKSGLLAGENSILRLIASLKTTANSYYPATKENGFRVLTDIGISTGAVGSNWEKIQDGLLQIDQEKLIAVLSENPDGVRDLFASDPNNDAKMEEGVGIRLLEILKPYNQYASGIVTSKVKLLEESVAGNNKKIKEHESHLISFEAKLKQRFLYMEQGVGKNKSVGNYLQNNMFRGNGGE
- the ppk1 gene encoding polyphosphate kinase 1, yielding MTANPTEKIEMGNQNIFFDRELSWIDFNYRVLEESFDKENPLLERLKFLCITESNLDEFFMVRVAGLLNLKNAGIEEKSLNGKRTSETIAELYSKVGQFVKKQYESLDEILVELKQNKIVVVQDPSELAGDDIQFVKNYYKREVSSILTPLAIDPSHPFPHILNRTLNLGITLYSDDDKNKIKELFAIVQVPSVLPRFLQLPPNRESDTRRYFPLEEIIKLHLGDLFYGMNVKQIHTFKIVRDADISINEEQNIGDLLTTMKNELKNRMWGDAVRLDVHSGAGHIKELLRGLLELEEYQVMEIPTLLSLNDMMFFQSLEKTSHLKYSYPVPKSGFAAKKSESIFSEIRKNDHLLHHPYESFKSIEDMLKIASQDPKVLAIKMTLYRTSGDSPIIQYLGEAAENGKQVTVLVELKARFDEERNIRWAKKLEDSGVHVVYGVVGLKIHCKMLLIVRREEDKLNRYVHLGTGNYNSTTARYYTDISLFTANPEITEDVAILFNTITSSGKMPRLSKIYAAPTFLKEEFLRLIQRETDNAKSGKQARVIFKMNSLVDPDVILKLYEASQAGVKIDLIIRGICCLRPGIPGVSDRINVRSIVGRYLEHSRIYSFENGGKPEVYLASADCMPRNFLRRIEVMFPILQDKHKKRIAKILELLLRDNTQARILESDGSYTRLTPGDDDPAVNSQIDMVDI
- a CDS encoding FAD-binding oxidoreductase, with translation MDFTKTKTELGKLIGEKKVIQKNDGTMDDALFDSYGTDRTKVYPPNYQVLVFPESTEDVASIVTYAYQNGISIVPSGGRTGYAGGAVAKDGEIVISMSKMNQVMDFDPFLGTLHIQAGMITKNLHKEAEERGFYFPVDFAATGSSHIGGNIATNAGGVRVVRYGLIRDWILGLTVVTGKGEVFRFNGEILKNNTGYDLKHLFIGSEGTLGIITEAVVKLTKPPKDIRVIFLAVPEYKNILEIFKETHNFDLPLLAFEFLTDYCLDKVKEHLGVPDPFRAPSKYYVLMEFEVNNETDEEKLYSILESITEKELITDGSIAQNSRQNETFWKYREGISESLSLAYTVHKNDISLPLRNMEAFLGEMSALLTQKYQGFSIALFGHIGDGNLHLNIVKPKDLSDEEFFKQCKQVDPEMFQLIQKFKGSISAEHGIGLLKKDYLGFSRSQGELDTMKAIKLAFDPKGILNPGKVL